One part of the Stigmatopora argus isolate UIUO_Sarg chromosome 8, RoL_Sarg_1.0, whole genome shotgun sequence genome encodes these proteins:
- the rgmd gene encoding RGM domain family, member D yields the protein MTALGEEDEFCSDFPRSRSVHEKQSRNSILTEWIGMGRSGPQITAKLQLLDCVTLTMVVISLLYPPAFCQQCRIQRCNAEYVASTSSSGSLHEDAVPDVDYCIALRSYALCTRRQARSCRGDLVYHSAVFRIKELFSQHNCSSDGPTSSGKVPSTARPAVSELCNYENRVLAAGSGGQQKKYAHCGLFGDPHLRTFRDEFQTCKVEGAWPLIDNRFLSVQVTNVPVVLGSSATATSKITVIFKSYQGCTDQKVYQATTDDLPLAFQDGSRSGGESGSLTITERGGSGASRQVKIQARYIGTSIIVRRVGSYLTFAIRMPEDALDFSEDAGGLQLCLHGCPRNELIKEHTLGRQSQQHRRPGAATELGPLRPPHQVYTVERATAKCRETLQVEDVYFQSCVFDLLTTGDPEFSMAAYGALEDLKALPPSKLKQNSPRSPRLYNRGASQTVAGENTASVLTLILLVVLLL from the exons ATGACAGCGCTTGGGGAGGAAGACGAATTTTGCTCTGATTTCCCCCGCAGCCGCAGCGTCCATGAGAAGCAGTCGAGGAACTCCATTCTAACTGAATGGATTGGCATGGGGAGAAGCGGACCTCAGATCACGGCTAAGCTGCAGCTTTTGGACTGTGTTACGCTGACGATGGTTGTCATTTCTCTGCTTTATCCACCAG CCTTCTGTCAGCAGTGTCGCATCCAGCGCTGCAACGCTGAGTACGTGGCGTCTACCTCATCTTCTGGCAGCCTGCATGAGGACGCGGTGCCTGATGTGGACTACTGCATCGCATTACGATCCTATGCCCTGTGCACCCGTCGACAGGCCCGGAGCTGCCGAGGCGACCTGGTCTACCACTCGGCCGTCTTCCGCATCAAGGAGCTATTCTCTCAGCACAACTGCTCTAGCGATGGACCCACGTCCTCCGGCAAGGTTCCCAGCACAGCTCGGCCAGCCGTGTCGGAGCTGTGCAACTATGAGAACCGGGTGCTCGCCGCTGGTTCAGGCGGGCAGCAGAAAAAGTATGCCCACTGTGGATTATTCGGAGACCCGCACCTACGGACTTTCCGGGACGAGTTTCAGACGTGTAAAGTGGAAGGGGCGTGGCCTCTGATCGACAACCGCTTCCTGTCGGTCCAGGTGACCAACGTGCCGGTCGTCCTTGGCTCTAGCGCCACTGCGACGAGCAAG atcACAGTTATCTTCAAGTCCTACCAAGGCTGCACGGACCAGAAAGTCTACCAGGCCACTACGGACGACTTGCCGTTAGCCTTTCAGGACGGCTCTCGCAGCGGCGGAGAGAGCGGCAGCCTGACCATCACGGAACGGGGGGGTTCCGGAGCGAGCCGGCAGGTGAAGATCCAGGCGCGCTATATCGGCACGTCCATTATCGTGCGCCGCGTAGGCAGCTACCTGACCTTCGCCATCCGCATGCCCGAGGACGCACTGGACTTTTCCGAGGACGCCGGCGGCCTGCAGCTATGCCTGCACGGTTGTCCGCGCAACGAGCTCATCAAGGAGCACACACTAGGCAGACAGAGCCAGCAGCACCGGCGGCCAGGTGCCGCCACCGAGCTGGGTCCGCTGCGGCCCCCTCACCAGGTCTACACGGTGGAGCGAGCCACAGCCAAGTGTCGAGAGACCCTGCAGGTAGAGGACGTTTACTTCCAGTCCTGCGTCTTTGACTTGCTGACAACAGGAGACCCCGAGTTCTCCATGGCGGCGTACGGCGCCTTGGAAGATTTGAAG